One region of Panulirus ornatus isolate Po-2019 chromosome 42, ASM3632096v1, whole genome shotgun sequence genomic DNA includes:
- the LOC139761843 gene encoding uncharacterized protein, producing MAAMILASVTTLVLISGFDTVLALSQCGIDCSGYNQGNDRTDDPADCHRFYYCFSGSEHSDTSFNCPPDEDFDTITKQCKKPSTSGFQCTPPCEKCTFDCSSATLGRAANVFDCSVYYVCDSVGGIFSTETCPSNAPYFNGITCQSDKNQCCSCRSECLSSDVSVHRRVPDYKNCTNFYLCVSVGITTEDSHGHCPRGNFNSMTGECEEDAPCIAPCQDSPNIDTCETDDSFVCPSVGYFPKCTTVCDPHYYYCTLQDIGRPVEPKICTRNHVIDPLLVQCVSPEQCPCPCAPSKNTR from the exons ATGGCAGCAATGATTCTCGCTTCGGTCACGACCCTTGTGCTG ATCTCTGGGTTCGACACCGTCTTGGCTCTGTCACAATGTGGGATCGACTGCAGTGGTTACAATCAGGGGAATGACAGGACCGACGACCCCGCAGATTGCCACAGGTTCTACTATTGTTTCAGCGGGAGCGAACATAGTGATACTTCTTTCAATTGCCCACCAGACGAGGACTTCGACACCATAACCAAACAATGCAAAAAGCCGTCAACATCAGGGTTCCAGTGTACTCCCCCGTGCGAAAAATGCACCTTTGATTGCTCGTCTGCGACACTAGGCAGGGCGGCAAATGTTTTCGACTGTTCTGTATACTACGTTTGCGACAGCGTCGGGGGCATCTTTTCTACGGAGACATGCCCTTCAAATGCTCCATATTTCAATGGAATTACGTGCCAGTCGGACAAGAACCAATGCTGCAGTTGCAGGTCGGAGTGCCTCTCCAGCGATGTTAGTGTGCACAGAAGAGTTCCCGACTATAAAAACTGCACAAATTTCTATCTCTGTGTTTCCGTCGGCATCACCACAGAGGATTCCCACGGCCACTGTCCGAGGGGTAACTTCAACAGCATGACgggcgagtgtgaggaagacgccCCTTGCATAGCCCCTTGTCAGGATAGCCCTAATATCGACACTTGCGAGACGGACGATAGCTTCGTGTGCCCATCTGTTGGTTATTTCCCAAAGTgcacgacggtgtgcgacccCCACTACTATTACTGTACCTTGCAAGACATTGGACGCCCTGTGGAGCCCAAGATCTGCACGCGTAATCACGTCATTGACCCTCTCCTGGTGCAGTGTGTCTCGCCGGAACAGTGTCCCTGTCCTTGTGCACCTTCTAAGAACACTCGCTGA
- the LOC139761844 gene encoding peritrophin-44-like — protein MVSTTLILAMALFLILAGAEVGQASKIPRNTCTCPPTKVLQDVCMVPDPQDCQQFYYCVGGTQSPDPLHCPDGEMFDEVAGHCVEGSCSDSGSSCLYECSATTGFSKVADRYDCTVYSECTSGVQTSDLIPCPAGLPFFDGVKCQEKESKCCSCKPYCSSRDHMRSVIDMKDCKTHYFCAEDNVIPQHPGHCPSGNFDILSGKCSETAPCVTLCHNVVEADGCIDIFTCKKSGYFAKCKERCDSRYYHCTNADVGTVITPDECQPDQFFHPDTLTCQTCSKCPFDESSCSLS, from the exons ATGGTGTCCACGACTCTTATCCTGGCCATGGCCCTCTTTCTG ATTCTGGCTGGAGCTGAGGTTGGTCAAGCCTCTAAGATACCTAGGAACACCTGCACATGTCCTCCTACCAAGGTACTTCAGGATGTCTGCATGGTACCAGACCCTCAAGACTGCCAACAGTTCTACTACTGTGTGGGCGGGACGCAGTCTCCAGATCCTCTCCACTGTCCTGATGGTGAAATGTTTGACGAAGTCGCAGGTCACTGTGTCGAGGGGAGCTGCTCAGACAGTGGGAGTTCCTGTCTGTACGAGTGCTCAGCAACCACAGGATTCTCCAAGGTGGCTGATCGCTACGACTGTACGGTCTACTCTGAGTGTACGTCGGGCGTTCAGACAAGCGATCTCATCCCGTGTCCCGCAGGGTTGCCCTTCTTCGATGGGGTGAAGTGTCAGGAGAAGGAGAGCAAGTGCTGTAGTTGTAAACCTTACTGCTCCTCCCGCGACCACATGCGTTCCGTCATCGACATGAAGGACTGTAAGACTCACTACTTCTGTGCCGAAGATAATGTGATCCCGCAGCATCCAGGTCACTGTCCCAGTGGGAATTTTGACATCCTCTCAGGCAAGTGCAGCGAGACGGCCCCCTGCGTGACGCTCTGCCacaatgtggtggaggctgatggTTGCATCGACATCTTCACCTGCAAGAAGAGCGGTTACTTCGCCAAGTGCAAGGAGAGATGCGACTCCCGGTATTATCATTGTACGAACGCGGACGTCGGCACCGTCATCACGCCAGATGAATGCCAGCCAGACCAATTTTTCCATCCTGACACACTCACTTGCCAGACGTGTTCCAAATGTCCCTTCGACGAGTCTTCATGCTCTCTCTCCTGA